A segment of the Candidatus Izimaplasma bacterium HR1 genome:
TAAAGATAGTTTAACTTCATCTTTGTATCTATTTAAACATTCTACCACAATTTCTTCAATTTGGAGGAATGTTATTTTCCCATTTAAGAATAAACTAACTGCAGCTTCGTTAGCTGCATTCAATACACAAGGGAAGATATTCCCTTTTCTACCAGCTCTATAAGCATAATCAAGCATCGGGAATCTAGTAAAACTTAATTCCTCAAAATGTAACGAACCAACTTCAATCAAGTTTAAAGGTTTCCCCTTAAATGGTACTCTACTTGGATAATTGATTGCATAACTAATTGGTACTCTCATATCAGGATTACCTAAATGAGCAATCATTGAAGTATCATTATATTCAACTAATGAATGTATTATACTTTCTTTATGTAATACTGTCTTGATTTTATCGTAAGATACATCAAATAAATGATGAGCTTCAATGACTTCTAGCCCTTTATTCATCATTGTCGCTGAATCAATAGTGATTTTTGCACCCATCGTCCAGTTGGGATGGTATAGAGCAGACTCAACAGTAACACCTTTTAGTTCACTTCTAGTTTTATCTCTAAAACTACCACCACTAGCAGTAATGATGATGTTTTCTACTGTTTTCTTATCCTCACCATTCATACATTGCATAATTGCGCTATGTTCTGAATCAATTGGAATTAAAGTAACATTATATTCTTTTAACATCGGTCTAATTAAGTCGCCACCAATAACTAATGTCTCTTTATTGGCAAGCGCTATATTACGACCTTTTTTAATAGCATAATAAGTAGGAGCAAGTCCGGCACTACCAACAACAGCATTTACAACTAAGTCTTCACCAGTCTCACCATATGTTGCAGCTTTGATTAATCCTTCAACTCCATATCCAAATTCAATGTTCGGATACACTTTCATTAAATCTTTCATTGCTTCTTCCAATCCAACACTAACAAATTTAGGATTAAATTCTTCAATAATTCTCTTAACTTTATCAATACTTTTATTAGCAGCGATTGTCTCCACACTAAATTTACCGTTAGATGTTCTAACGATATCTAATGTTTGTTCTCCAATTGAACCAGTTGCTCCTAATAAATACAATTTCATAATAATCCAACGACCTTACTAACCAACATTAACACCATAGCGGCAAATATTGTACTATCAAAACGGTCCATTACCCCGCCATGCCCTGGGAAAATATTAGAATAATCTTTTATTCCAAAATGTCTTTTCAATTTACTAGCTACTAAATCGCCGATTTGTCCCATAATACTTATAAAAATAATCAGTAATACACTAACAAAGAAAGTCATTTCAATTGCCCCAATATGAGTAACATTGAATACTCTTAGGTAAACTAAAGTAATAATCGTAGCTATTACAGTACCACCTATACTACCTTCAATACTTTTCTTAGGACTAATCTTTACCGCTAAACGGTGTTTACCAAAGTTAACTCCAACAAAGTATGCGAAGATATCTGTCATTATAGTAATAACAAATAAGAATCCTAAGTTATATAAATCAATATTTCTTAATGCGAACAATGCCCCAAATCCAAATGCTGGATATAAAACGCTAACTAATAGTTCACTAAAGTTATTTGCAGTAAAATTCTCAATAAATACTAATAATAAAGCTCCAACAACTAACAACCCAATAACAAGTAAGAAAGTCCATTCTAATGTTGCTCGACCTTCATAATAAGACTGAATCGTAAAATAAGTTAAACCACCTAATAAAATCTCTGTCACCATTAGGTAATTAGGTAATTTTGCTTGTACATTGTACATCTTAAACAACTCATAACTTGCACCCATTGTTAATAATAATAATGTGATATTCAGTGCTACTCCACCAATAACAAACACAGGAATTAAAATAAGAGCTAATACAACCCCAGTAATTACACGTTTTTTCATGACTTATCCTCCTTTAGCCCTCCAAATCTCCTATTACGTTTTTGGAAATTATCTAATGCTTTAAATAATTCCTTTCTATTAAACGCCGGCCAATGCTTTTTAACAAATATTAATTCACTATAAGCTAATTGCCATAATAAGAAATTACTAATTCTTTCTTCACCACTAGTTCTAATAAGCAGATCTAATCTGGGTAATTCTCTTGTATATAAATGGTCATGCATTAAGTCTTCCGTAATGTCATCTAACTTAATGTCACCTTTTTTAAACTTTTTACTTATTTCCTTAACACCATCTAAGATTTCAGTATAGCTACCATAATCAAAGCAAATGTTTAAGATTAACCCTTTTCTTTCTTTCGTTTTCTCTTCAACATCAATAATTAGCTCCTGAACTTTTTTAGGAAAACGATCTTTTCTACCCGAAAAGATTACTCTAATATCATTATCTTTGAACTTACCTTTAAATACTTCTTTAAATTCAGCAGGTAAAGCCATCAAATAATCTATTTCCGCTTTAGGTCTACTCCAGTTCTCAGTACTAAAAGCGTAAACACTTAAAGCTTTGATCCCTATTTCGTTACAAACTAAAGCAATATCTTTTAAGTTCTCGCTACCTTTTTTATGACCAAACGTTCTTGGCATACCTATTCTTTTTGCCCAACGACCATTACCATCCATTATGATCGCTATGTGCTCTGGAATATATTTACTTAAGACTCTATTCTCTAGACTCATAAAATCACCTCATTACAATATTTTATTATACTATAACTAAGTAGATATTTCTACAAAAAAACTATATCCTCACAACACTTTCACAGAAAAAAGCAGCCACAATCAAATATAGTAATATCTGTCCTTAGAAAACTAATCAATAAACACTAAAACATAACCTAATTATAAGTAAAACAATCACTATCAATACTTA
Coding sequences within it:
- the dxr gene encoding 1-deoxy-D-xylulose 5-phosphate reductoisomerase, with protein sequence MKLYLLGATGSIGEQTLDIVRTSNGKFSVETIAANKSIDKVKRIIEEFNPKFVSVGLEEAMKDLMKVYPNIEFGYGVEGLIKAATYGETGEDLVVNAVVGSAGLAPTYYAIKKGRNIALANKETLVIGGDLIRPMLKEYNVTLIPIDSEHSAIMQCMNGEDKKTVENIIITASGGSFRDKTRSELKGVTVESALYHPNWTMGAKITIDSATMMNKGLEVIEAHHLFDVSYDKIKTVLHKESIIHSLVEYNDTSMIAHLGNPDMRVPISYAINYPSRVPFKGKPLNLIEVGSLHFEELSFTRFPMLDYAYRAGRKGNIFPCVLNAANEAAVSLFLNGKITFLQIEEIVVECLNRYKDEVKLSLDSILDTDNLVKDYVLSTYS
- the cdsA gene encoding Phosphatidate cytidylyltransferase gives rise to the protein MKKRVITGVVLALILIPVFVIGGVALNITLLLLTMGASYELFKMYNVQAKLPNYLMVTEILLGGLTYFTIQSYYEGRATLEWTFLLVIGLLVVGALLLVFIENFTANNFSELLVSVLYPAFGFGALFALRNIDLYNLGFLFVITIMTDIFAYFVGVNFGKHRLAVKISPKKSIEGSIGGTVIATIITLVYLRVFNVTHIGAIEMTFFVSVLLIIFISIMGQIGDLVASKLKRHFGIKDYSNIFPGHGGVMDRFDSTIFAAMVLMLVSKVVGLL
- the uppS gene encoding Ditrans,polycis-undecaprenyl-diphosphate synthase ((2E,6E)-farnesyl-diphosphate specific), translating into MSLENRVLSKYIPEHIAIIMDGNGRWAKRIGMPRTFGHKKGSENLKDIALVCNEIGIKALSVYAFSTENWSRPKAEIDYLMALPAEFKEVFKGKFKDNDIRVIFSGRKDRFPKKVQELIIDVEEKTKERKGLILNICFDYGSYTEILDGVKEISKKFKKGDIKLDDITEDLMHDHLYTRELPRLDLLIRTSGEERISNFLLWQLAYSELIFVKKHWPAFNRKELFKALDNFQKRNRRFGGLKEDKS